In Flavobacterium sp. N1736, the following are encoded in one genomic region:
- a CDS encoding GNAT family N-acetyltransferase produces MIIKEIEASQTWQIRNEVMWPDQPFEFVQLKEDDLGMHFGVFIQEKLVSIVSCFFVDQEMQFRKLATLEDFQGQGIASELLKYILKLAKDKKAKKVWCNARTNKKSFYEKFGMKDTHKTFIKAEQEFTIMEILI; encoded by the coding sequence ATGATTATTAAAGAAATTGAGGCTTCTCAAACCTGGCAAATCAGGAACGAAGTAATGTGGCCGGATCAGCCTTTTGAATTTGTGCAGCTTAAAGAAGATGATTTAGGAATGCATTTTGGAGTTTTTATTCAGGAAAAATTAGTCTCCATAGTTTCCTGTTTTTTTGTTGATCAGGAAATGCAGTTTAGAAAGCTGGCAACATTAGAAGATTTTCAGGGACAAGGAATTGCATCTGAGCTTTTAAAGTATATTTTAAAATTAGCAAAAGATAAAAAAGCAAAGAAAGTCTGGTGTAATGCCCGAACAAATAAAAAGTCGTTTTATGAGAAATTTGGAATGAAAGATACGCACAAAACTTTTATAAAAGCGGAACAGGAATTTACTATAATGGAAATTTTAATATAA
- a CDS encoding ACT domain-containing protein, whose product MSGEKDLQQLLKSMKPELNSGDYVFCKIEKQEQIDLDHIVMFFKEKEAITLILKKEIADKLSLEYSVVMSWITLTVHSSLEAVGLTAAFSKALSQNGISCNVVAAFYHDHIFVNKKDAERALEILNSFSK is encoded by the coding sequence ATGTCAGGAGAAAAAGATTTACAGCAATTACTAAAAAGCATGAAACCTGAACTCAATTCAGGTGATTATGTTTTTTGTAAAATAGAAAAACAGGAGCAAATAGATTTAGATCATATTGTAATGTTCTTTAAAGAAAAAGAAGCCATTACATTAATTCTTAAAAAAGAAATTGCAGATAAATTAAGTCTTGAATATTCAGTTGTAATGTCCTGGATAACATTAACGGTTCATTCATCATTAGAAGCAGTTGGTTTAACGGCAGCGTTTTCAAAAGCACTTTCGCAAAACGGAATTAGCTGTAATGTGGTCGCTGCGTTTTATCACGATCATATTTTTGTAAATAAAAAAGATGCAGAACGAGCTTTGGAAATTCTGAATTCGTTTTCTAAATAA
- a CDS encoding tetratricopeptide repeat protein — protein MKNYLIIVFLLFTICIYAQNDAKAKFQKNKYELAVSCYKKSDFKNALDLFSVASKIRPENEIGQESSKKVDTLKAILRKEIMQKALGIWRMKGDKPVWAVKTEADSKNKEVEEFIEISENKIIFYEQDKKTLVKKNIKTEDLVYFNRDKSDSLFSAIILSDGTIWNCTVDKNSSILHVINIAKQTEKGVEKIENENPEFFYMKV, from the coding sequence ATGAAAAATTATTTAATTATTGTTTTTTTATTGTTTACAATTTGCATTTATGCCCAAAATGATGCAAAAGCAAAATTTCAAAAGAATAAATATGAATTAGCTGTTTCCTGTTACAAAAAATCAGATTTTAAAAATGCACTCGATTTGTTTTCTGTAGCGTCTAAAATTAGACCTGAAAATGAGATAGGTCAGGAATCAAGTAAAAAAGTAGATACCCTGAAAGCTATTTTAAGAAAAGAAATAATGCAGAAAGCTTTGGGAATTTGGAGAATGAAAGGTGATAAACCGGTTTGGGCCGTAAAAACAGAAGCTGATTCTAAAAATAAAGAAGTAGAAGAATTCATTGAAATATCTGAAAACAAAATTATTTTTTATGAGCAGGACAAAAAAACGTTAGTTAAAAAAAATATTAAAACAGAAGATTTAGTTTACTTTAACAGAGACAAATCAGATTCTTTATTCTCGGCCATTATCTTATCTGACGGGACAATCTGGAATTGTACTGTTGATAAAAACTCCAGTATATTGCACGTAATAAACATTGCGAAACAAACAGAAAAAGGTGTCGAAAAAATTGAAAATGAAAATCCGGAATTTTTCTATATGAAAGTATAA
- a CDS encoding M1 family metallopeptidase produces MEKFILIVFLFLAQNNFAQDLYMPRNIKDAYAKGTRSMDGKPGKNYWQNHGKYDIALTVNADTKVINGTETIVYENNSSDTLKNLPIRFVNNLHKPSSPRSGTVSDDFLSDGLTITALKIGDEVYKEDARSWGTVGNVKLKKAILPHSKITINIDWNYPLSKESGREGQIDNTTFFAAYSYPRVTVFDDYNRWDRLPHTDRQEFYNDFNDYTYSVKAPKNYVVYGTGDLLNPDDVLQPEFAARLKKSYITDEILHIANEQEMKSGAVTKQNEWNVWKFEAKHISDVCFGLSDHYLWDASSVVVDKKTNRRASVQAAYDVKGTDFVNSIKNNQYALDWFSNNWPGIPYPFSKMTAFQGFADMEYPMMCNDSQMNDPVFAQLVQDHEVAHTYFPFYMGINETRYAFMDEGWATTFEYLIGIAEHGKEAADKFYKEFRVEGYINDASTEEDQPIISMSTQVSGPGYGNNSYGKASLSYIALKDLLGDDLFKKSLHAYMENWNGKHPIPWDYFNSMNTASGKNLNWFFNNWFFTNNYIDLSVKKVEKNTVTIENVGGFAIPFDVNIVYADDSKETIHQTPAIWQTNQKAALIALKTKKQVKQITVDGGIFMDATPKNNVFLVR; encoded by the coding sequence ATGGAAAAATTTATACTCATTGTCTTTTTGTTTTTGGCACAAAATAATTTTGCGCAGGATCTTTATATGCCGCGAAATATTAAAGATGCTTACGCAAAAGGAACTCGTTCTATGGACGGGAAACCAGGAAAAAATTACTGGCAAAACCACGGAAAATATGATATCGCTTTAACGGTAAATGCTGATACAAAAGTAATTAACGGAACTGAAACTATTGTCTATGAAAACAATAGCAGCGATACTTTGAAAAACTTACCTATCAGGTTTGTAAATAATCTTCATAAACCATCTTCTCCAAGAAGCGGCACGGTTAGCGATGATTTTTTAAGTGACGGATTAACCATTACGGCTTTAAAAATTGGCGACGAAGTGTATAAAGAAGATGCCAGAAGCTGGGGAACGGTTGGAAATGTTAAGTTGAAAAAAGCAATTCTGCCACATTCAAAAATTACAATTAATATCGATTGGAATTATCCTTTATCGAAAGAGAGTGGAAGAGAAGGTCAAATTGATAATACGACTTTCTTTGCCGCATACAGTTATCCTCGTGTTACTGTTTTTGATGATTATAACAGATGGGACAGATTGCCTCACACAGATCGTCAGGAATTTTACAATGATTTTAATGATTATACGTATTCTGTAAAAGCACCTAAAAATTATGTGGTTTATGGAACCGGAGATTTATTAAATCCTGATGATGTTTTGCAGCCTGAATTTGCAGCACGTTTAAAAAAATCATACATAACAGATGAGATTTTGCATATTGCAAACGAACAGGAAATGAAAAGCGGCGCAGTTACGAAACAAAACGAATGGAATGTTTGGAAATTTGAGGCCAAACATATTTCGGATGTTTGTTTTGGTTTAAGTGATCATTATTTATGGGATGCGAGCAGCGTTGTTGTTGATAAAAAAACGAATCGTCGCGCGAGTGTTCAGGCGGCATATGATGTAAAAGGAACTGATTTTGTAAATTCAATCAAAAACAATCAGTATGCATTAGATTGGTTTTCGAATAACTGGCCGGGAATTCCGTATCCGTTTTCTAAAATGACAGCTTTTCAGGGTTTTGCAGATATGGAATATCCAATGATGTGTAACGATTCGCAAATGAATGATCCTGTTTTTGCACAATTAGTTCAGGATCATGAAGTAGCACATACGTATTTTCCTTTTTATATGGGAATCAACGAAACGCGTTATGCTTTTATGGATGAAGGCTGGGCAACGACTTTTGAATATTTAATTGGAATTGCAGAGCACGGCAAAGAAGCGGCAGATAAATTTTATAAAGAATTTAGAGTAGAAGGCTATATTAACGATGCATCAACAGAAGAAGATCAGCCTATTATCTCCATGTCTACACAGGTTTCAGGTCCCGGATATGGAAATAATTCATACGGAAAAGCGTCTCTTTCATACATCGCTTTAAAAGATTTGCTTGGAGATGATTTGTTTAAAAAGTCGCTTCATGCGTATATGGAAAACTGGAATGGGAAACACCCAATTCCGTGGGATTATTTTAATTCTATGAATACCGCTTCAGGAAAAAATTTGAATTGGTTTTTTAACAACTGGTTTTTTACCAACAATTATATTGATCTTTCCGTTAAAAAGGTAGAAAAGAATACTGTTACGATCGAAAATGTGGGAGGTTTTGCAATTCCGTTTGATGTAAATATTGTCTATGCTGATGATTCAAAAGAAACAATACACCAAACTCCGGCAATTTGGCAAACCAATCAAAAAGCAGCTTTAATTGCTCTAAAAACTAAGAAACAAGTAAAACAAATTACAGTTGACGGAGGTATCTTTATGGACGCAACACCAAAAAATAATGTCTTTTTAGTAAGATAA
- a CDS encoding NADP-dependent glyceraldehyde-3-phosphate dehydrogenase, whose product MSLIPEEYQIKTLINQDTYLVNGELKKWTGQTTPVFSTISSTEKYAPTVLGSIPFMGEKEAAEVVEAANGAYNKGQGLWPTMKVADRIKCMENFVRQMKETREEVVKLLMWEIGKNLGDSQKEFDRTVEYIQDTIDSYKELNGRSSYFSKVQGVNAMIRRGPLGVVLCLGPYNYPLNETFSLLIPALIMGNAVIFKPAKHGVLCISPLLHAFRSSFPKGVINIVYGRGREIASPIMKSGKIDVLALIGNSKSAIALQDQHPNKNRLRLILGLEAKNPAIVLPDADLDLAIQECIAGSLSFNGQRCTALKVLYVHESIAEEFNRRFSQKVDELVFGNPWDKGASLTPLPETDKPAYIQGLIDDATSKGAKILNEKGGKHTENYIFPAVLFPVNKNMRVYHEEQFGPVVPIISFKHIDEPLDDMAESNYGQQVSLFGKDIKTLAPLIDSLVNLVCRVNLNSSCQRGPDAFPFTGRKDSAVGTLSIPDALRSFSIRTFVASKDIAYNNEILQELLNSKESNFINTDYIL is encoded by the coding sequence ATGAGTTTAATTCCTGAAGAATATCAGATTAAAACCCTTATAAACCAAGATACTTATCTTGTAAACGGAGAATTGAAAAAATGGACAGGTCAAACGACGCCCGTTTTTTCGACTATTTCTTCTACAGAAAAATATGCACCAACAGTATTAGGATCGATCCCGTTTATGGGAGAAAAAGAAGCTGCTGAAGTTGTTGAGGCTGCAAATGGAGCTTACAATAAAGGACAAGGCTTATGGCCAACGATGAAAGTTGCTGACCGAATTAAATGCATGGAAAATTTCGTGCGACAAATGAAGGAAACCCGCGAAGAAGTAGTAAAACTTTTGATGTGGGAAATTGGAAAAAACCTTGGCGATTCGCAAAAAGAATTTGACAGGACGGTAGAATATATTCAGGATACAATTGACAGTTATAAAGAATTAAACGGACGCAGTTCTTACTTTTCGAAAGTACAGGGTGTAAATGCCATGATTCGCCGCGGACCTCTTGGCGTTGTTTTATGTCTTGGACCTTACAATTATCCGCTTAATGAAACTTTCTCTTTATTGATTCCGGCTTTGATTATGGGTAACGCCGTAATTTTTAAACCGGCAAAACATGGTGTTTTATGTATTTCGCCATTATTGCATGCTTTTAGAAGCAGTTTTCCTAAAGGTGTTATTAATATTGTTTATGGCAGAGGCCGCGAAATTGCATCTCCGATTATGAAATCCGGAAAAATTGATGTTTTGGCATTAATCGGAAATAGTAAATCAGCGATTGCTTTGCAGGATCAGCATCCAAATAAAAACAGATTGCGTTTGATTTTAGGTTTAGAAGCTAAAAATCCGGCGATTGTTTTACCGGACGCTGATTTAGATTTGGCAATTCAGGAATGTATTGCAGGAAGTTTGTCTTTTAACGGACAACGTTGTACAGCCTTGAAAGTTTTATATGTTCATGAATCTATCGCAGAAGAATTTAACAGACGTTTTTCTCAAAAAGTAGACGAATTAGTTTTTGGAAATCCTTGGGATAAAGGTGCTTCGTTAACTCCACTTCCGGAAACGGATAAACCGGCTTATATTCAGGGATTAATTGACGATGCAACTTCGAAAGGAGCAAAAATCCTGAATGAAAAAGGCGGAAAACATACTGAAAATTATATTTTTCCGGCAGTTTTATTTCCTGTAAATAAAAATATGAGAGTATACCACGAAGAACAATTTGGACCCGTAGTGCCTATTATTTCTTTTAAACATATTGACGAACCTCTTGATGACATGGCCGAATCTAACTATGGTCAGCAAGTAAGTTTGTTTGGAAAAGATATTAAAACGTTGGCTCCACTAATTGATTCTTTGGTGAATTTAGTGTGTAGAGTAAACCTGAACAGTTCATGCCAAAGAGGACCTGATGCATTCCCGTTTACAGGTCGTAAAGATTCGGCTGTGGGAACATTAAGTATTCCGGATGCATTGCGTTCATTCTCCATTCGTACGTTTGTGGCTTCAAAAGATATTGCTTATAATAATGAAATTTTGCAGGAATTGCTAAACAGCAAAGAATCGAATTTTATTAATACCGATTATATTTTGTAG
- a CDS encoding rhodanese-like domain-containing protein, translating to MNLSQEDWVNQLAADENAVILDVRTEDEFNDGYIENAVNIDINKGQGFIYEIEELDKNKNYYVYCRSGARSAKACQIMNELGINNAYNLLGGILDWEGETVNP from the coding sequence ATGAATTTATCACAAGAAGATTGGGTTAATCAGCTTGCTGCTGACGAGAATGCAGTTATACTGGACGTAAGAACTGAAGACGAATTTAATGACGGTTATATTGAAAATGCCGTAAATATTGATATCAATAAAGGTCAGGGTTTTATTTATGAAATCGAAGAACTTGATAAAAATAAAAACTATTATGTGTATTGCCGTTCTGGAGCCAGAAGTGCCAAAGCATGTCAGATTATGAATGAGTTAGGTATTAATAATGCCTACAACCTGCTTGGTGGAATCCTGGATTGGGAAGGTGAAACCGTAAATCCATAA
- a CDS encoding Crp/Fnr family transcriptional regulator: protein MQNSLQTIFPNFSEELISTIEENGSLQDFEAGTILMRTGQYIKNTVLITKGKIKIYREGEDGGEFLMYYLQPGQACAISMICTSKSEKSQIMAKVVEDVSVMMIPLQMMDKWMMEHRTWFEFVIETYRSRFEEVLEVVDNIAFRSMDERLEFYLKRHSDACGCTEVKLSHQEIATELNTSREVVSRLLKKMEQRGLVKLNRNQIELLSTNFTN from the coding sequence ATGCAAAATTCATTACAAACTATATTCCCTAATTTTTCCGAAGAACTTATTTCTACTATTGAAGAAAACGGAAGCTTGCAGGATTTTGAAGCCGGAACTATTTTAATGCGAACCGGACAATACATTAAAAACACGGTTTTAATTACCAAAGGAAAAATCAAAATTTATCGTGAAGGCGAAGACGGCGGCGAGTTTTTAATGTACTATTTACAACCCGGACAAGCTTGTGCCATTTCGATGATTTGTACTTCTAAAAGCGAAAAAAGCCAGATTATGGCAAAAGTCGTCGAAGATGTTTCTGTTATGATGATTCCACTGCAAATGATGGATAAATGGATGATGGAACACAGAACGTGGTTTGAGTTTGTAATCGAAACCTACCGAAGCCGTTTTGAAGAAGTACTCGAAGTTGTCGACAATATCGCATTTCGATCTATGGATGAACGCTTAGAATTTTATTTAAAAAGACATTCTGATGCTTGTGGCTGTACCGAAGTAAAACTATCACATCAGGAAATTGCAACCGAATTAAATACCTCACGAGAAGTTGTTTCGAGATTACTCAAAAAAATGGAACAACGCGGTTTGGTAAAACTCAATCGAAACCAGATTGAATTATTAAGCACAAATTTTACAAATTAA
- a CDS encoding sulfite exporter TauE/SafE family protein produces the protein MEYLGYFASIIIGISLGLIGGGGSILTIPILVYLFKVNPEQATSYSLFIVGLTAMFGSYNHYKMGNLKLKSALYFAIPSVISILIIREVIFPQIASTLFSIASYSVSKDFLIMIIFSVLMITAAISMIRKNQPEIKSQETNYIQLSFIGFIVGIITGFLGAGGGFLIIPALLFFAKLPMKQAVGTSLLIISINSSIGFAGDLYIGTPINYPFLLGVSTMALLGMVLGSQLSKKIDGTKLKPIFGWFVLIMGFYIITKEVLF, from the coding sequence ATGGAATATTTAGGATATTTTGCTTCAATTATTATCGGGATTTCGCTTGGCTTAATTGGCGGAGGCGGATCTATACTTACGATTCCTATTTTAGTATATTTATTTAAAGTAAATCCTGAGCAAGCCACATCCTATTCTTTATTTATTGTTGGATTAACGGCCATGTTTGGAAGTTACAACCATTATAAAATGGGAAATCTAAAACTGAAATCGGCATTGTATTTTGCGATTCCGTCAGTGATTTCGATTTTGATTATTCGCGAAGTTATTTTTCCACAAATTGCCTCAACTTTATTTTCAATTGCTTCTTATTCAGTTTCCAAAGATTTCCTGATTATGATTATCTTTTCGGTATTGATGATTACGGCGGCGATTTCAATGATTCGCAAAAACCAACCTGAAATAAAAAGTCAGGAAACAAATTATATCCAATTGAGTTTTATAGGTTTCATTGTCGGAATCATAACCGGATTTCTTGGCGCCGGCGGAGGATTTCTAATTATTCCCGCGCTGCTGTTTTTCGCCAAATTACCCATGAAACAAGCCGTTGGAACTTCTTTATTAATAATAAGTATTAATTCTTCAATAGGTTTTGCAGGCGATTTATACATCGGAACTCCAATCAATTACCCATTTTTATTGGGCGTTTCAACAATGGCACTTCTCGGAATGGTATTAGGAAGCCAACTTTCTAAAAAAATCGACGGAACTAAATTAAAACCAATATTTGGCTGGTTTGTTTTGATAATGGGGTTTTATATTATTACAAAAGAGGTTTTGTTTTAA
- a CDS encoding glucose 1-dehydrogenase has translation MENLGKLNGKVALITGASKGIGAGIAKAYANQGATVVVNYASSKNDADKVVAEITSNGGKAIAIQGNVEKAADVKRIFEEIAKTFGKLDILVNNAGVYKFAGIDDITEESFHNMFNINVLGSILTIQQAVKMFGDKGGAIINTGSIVSTLDMPTALVYTQTKYAVDAMTRILAKELGPKKIRVNSINPGLIETEGSHSSGVMNGDAEKWHVSETPLGRVGKPEDIANVAVFLASDDSYWITGETIAVSGGQR, from the coding sequence ATGGAAAATTTAGGAAAATTAAACGGTAAAGTTGCCTTAATAACTGGTGCATCAAAAGGTATTGGTGCAGGAATCGCAAAAGCATACGCAAATCAGGGCGCAACTGTGGTTGTAAATTACGCCAGCAGTAAAAATGATGCCGATAAAGTTGTTGCAGAAATTACAAGTAATGGTGGAAAAGCTATTGCAATACAAGGTAATGTTGAAAAAGCAGCTGATGTAAAACGTATTTTTGAAGAGATTGCCAAAACATTTGGCAAACTTGATATATTGGTTAACAACGCGGGTGTTTACAAATTTGCGGGTATTGACGATATTACAGAAGAATCTTTTCATAATATGTTCAACATTAATGTGTTGGGTAGCATATTAACGATTCAGCAAGCTGTGAAGATGTTTGGTGATAAAGGCGGAGCTATTATTAATACTGGTTCGATAGTATCAACACTTGATATGCCAACGGCATTGGTTTATACTCAAACAAAATATGCTGTTGATGCCATGACGCGTATTCTTGCCAAAGAACTTGGACCTAAAAAAATCCGTGTCAATTCTATTAATCCTGGTCTGATAGAAACCGAAGGATCTCACAGTTCGGGTGTTATGAATGGAGATGCAGAAAAATGGCATGTTTCAGAAACGCCGCTTGGTCGTGTAGGAAAACCCGAAGATATTGCAAATGTGGCTGTATTTCTTGCCTCTGATGATTCTTACTGGATTACTGGTGAAACAATTGCTGTTTCTGGCGGACAACGCTAA
- a CDS encoding Crp/Fnr family transcriptional regulator: MEDLTLFIENINQKVALLPDEMNVLLSEFKVRKVKKRQFIVQPEFVNKHRTYVLEGAFRAYVVDEKGTEHTIQFAIEDWWIADYNSYIYQTPATMFIVALEDSMILQINYEAEQKLKASTHNLEKLFRLMAEKSAAFYSRRIIAMLTQNAEQRYNEFLEKFPKVAQRLPQYALASYLNMTTEFLSKIRNEKVKKKS, from the coding sequence ATGGAAGATCTAACCTTATTTATTGAAAATATTAACCAAAAAGTCGCCTTATTACCAGACGAAATGAATGTTTTATTGTCTGAGTTTAAAGTGCGAAAAGTAAAAAAAAGACAATTTATTGTACAGCCTGAGTTTGTAAACAAACACAGAACTTATGTGCTTGAAGGGGCTTTTCGCGCGTATGTGGTTGATGAAAAAGGTACTGAACACACGATTCAGTTTGCGATTGAAGACTGGTGGATTGCTGATTATAATAGTTATATATACCAAACTCCAGCGACGATGTTTATAGTTGCACTGGAAGATAGTATGATTTTACAGATAAATTATGAAGCCGAACAAAAACTGAAAGCTTCTACTCATAATCTTGAAAAGCTATTTCGTTTAATGGCTGAGAAATCTGCCGCATTTTATTCGCGTCGGATTATTGCGATGCTTACACAAAATGCAGAACAACGTTATAATGAATTTCTTGAGAAGTTTCCAAAAGTGGCGCAACGCCTGCCACAATACGCTCTTGCATCGTACCTTAATATGACTACAGAGTTTTTATCGAAAATACGTAATGAAAAAGTGAAGAAGAAAAGTTGA
- the cydB gene encoding cytochrome d ubiquinol oxidase subunit II: protein MEFFWYVVLMGILAVYIVLDGYDFGAGIIHLFFAKTEKDKKAITSAIGPFWDANEVWIIAAGGVLFFAFPTLYASSFSGFYLPLIMILWLLIFRAIGLEMRGQVHHPMWETIWDKAFGMASLLLALFFGIALGNIVRGVNLGMVTNGVSTQEPHFFFLPLWNPTFSPQANELGIIDWFTLFLGIVSVVALTIHGANWIIFKTNSSLNTQLKNIVFKLNIVLLVLVIISLQIWHFIEPEPFHNFVENPILWFFPLLTFVGILGLFKVRSYQKDGLGFLFSTLFLVGGFASTAVSIFPNVLPSTNNVNPSLTIYNTAAGEYGLNAGMSWFFIALFLVIVYFVIQYRVFSGKMDEVGYGEH, encoded by the coding sequence ATGGAATTTTTTTGGTACGTCGTTTTAATGGGAATTCTGGCTGTTTATATTGTATTAGACGGCTATGATTTTGGAGCAGGAATTATTCATTTATTTTTTGCCAAAACCGAGAAAGATAAAAAAGCAATTACAAGCGCAATTGGTCCGTTTTGGGATGCCAATGAAGTTTGGATTATTGCTGCCGGAGGTGTTTTGTTTTTTGCTTTTCCAACGTTATATGCTTCTTCTTTCAGCGGATTTTATTTGCCTTTGATTATGATTTTATGGCTTTTGATTTTCCGTGCAATTGGTTTAGAAATGCGCGGGCAAGTACATCATCCAATGTGGGAAACGATTTGGGATAAAGCTTTTGGAATGGCGAGTTTACTTTTGGCGCTTTTCTTCGGAATTGCTTTGGGAAATATTGTTCGCGGTGTAAATCTTGGAATGGTAACGAATGGAGTTTCAACGCAGGAACCACATTTTTTCTTTCTGCCTTTATGGAATCCAACCTTTAGCCCGCAGGCAAATGAATTGGGAATTATCGATTGGTTTACTCTTTTTCTGGGAATTGTAAGCGTTGTGGCATTAACAATTCACGGCGCAAACTGGATTATTTTTAAAACCAATTCGTCATTGAATACACAGCTTAAAAATATTGTTTTTAAACTGAATATCGTTTTATTGGTTTTAGTTATTATTTCGCTGCAAATCTGGCATTTTATTGAACCGGAACCGTTTCATAATTTTGTCGAAAATCCTATTCTTTGGTTTTTTCCACTACTGACTTTTGTTGGTATTTTAGGATTATTCAAAGTGCGTTCGTACCAAAAAGATGGTTTAGGATTTCTGTTTTCGACCTTGTTTTTAGTTGGCGGATTTGCTTCAACAGCCGTTTCTATTTTTCCGAATGTTTTGCCTTCGACTAATAATGTAAATCCGTCATTAACGATTTATAATACCGCCGCCGGAGAATACGGTTTAAACGCCGGAATGAGTTGGTTTTTCATTGCTTTGTTTTTGGTTATTGTTTATTTTGTTATTCAATATCGTGTTTTTAGCGGGAAAATGGATGAGGTTGGGTATGGGGAACATTGA
- a CDS encoding cytochrome ubiquinol oxidase subunit I, whose amino-acid sequence MEEMLFYDRMQFAFTITFHYLFPQLTMGLSLIIVYFKWKYLKTKDEQYNHATHFWMKIFALNFAMGVVTGIPMEFQFGTNWAKFSELTGGIIGQTLAMEGMFSFFLESSFLGIFLFGEKILGHKWHFVTGLLIMIGSWASGYLIIATHSWMQNPVGYEILENGKFVLTNFKALFLNPWLWPSYLHNQAASLVTSSFVVAGIGAFYILSQKNVSFGRLFLKTGVIFGLISSLIVAVPTGDLLAKNVVKYQPVTFAAMEGIFHTEKEGSEIVLIGQPDVKDKKLDNKIAVPNILSFLTYGSWHQEIKGLDQFEEDLHPTNISGLYYAYHIMVGLGTLFIGLMAFALFQLIRGKLFETKWILWSLMFMMPFPYIANTTGWYTAELGRQPWLVYNLLRTAEGASPTVSSGNTLFTLLGFIGLYLLLGMLFLLLVGKIINKGPRHVELSTEKI is encoded by the coding sequence ATGGAAGAAATGCTTTTTTATGACCGAATGCAATTCGCCTTCACAATTACTTTTCACTATCTTTTTCCGCAACTTACAATGGGTCTTTCGCTGATCATTGTTTATTTTAAGTGGAAATACCTCAAAACTAAAGATGAACAATACAATCACGCCACGCATTTCTGGATGAAAATCTTCGCTCTCAATTTTGCGATGGGCGTTGTAACAGGAATCCCAATGGAGTTTCAGTTTGGAACCAATTGGGCAAAATTCTCTGAATTAACCGGTGGAATTATCGGTCAGACATTAGCGATGGAAGGCATGTTTTCTTTCTTCTTAGAATCTTCATTTTTGGGTATCTTTTTATTTGGAGAAAAAATCCTCGGGCATAAATGGCATTTTGTAACCGGATTATTAATCATGATTGGTTCGTGGGCAAGTGGTTATTTAATTATTGCCACACATTCCTGGATGCAGAATCCGGTTGGTTATGAAATTCTCGAAAACGGAAAATTTGTACTGACGAATTTCAAAGCTTTATTCTTAAATCCGTGGTTGTGGCCTTCGTATTTGCACAATCAGGCAGCATCTTTGGTTACGAGTTCATTTGTTGTAGCCGGAATTGGCGCTTTCTATATTTTGAGTCAGAAGAATGTTTCTTTCGGAAGACTATTTCTTAAAACAGGTGTGATTTTCGGATTGATTTCGAGCCTTATTGTCGCAGTTCCAACGGGAGATTTACTGGCAAAAAATGTCGTGAAATACCAACCCGTAACTTTTGCTGCAATGGAAGGAATTTTTCATACCGAAAAAGAAGGATCTGAAATTGTTTTAATTGGTCAGCCCGATGTAAAAGATAAAAAACTGGATAATAAAATCGCCGTTCCCAATATTTTGAGTTTCCTGACTTACGGAAGCTGGCATCAGGAAATTAAGGGATTAGATCAGTTTGAAGAAGATCTGCATCCCACTAATATTTCAGGATTGTATTATGCGTATCATATTATGGTAGGACTTGGAACGCTTTTTATTGGATTAATGGCTTTTGCACTTTTTCAATTAATAAGAGGGAAATTATTCGAAACAAAATGGATTTTATGGTCGCTCATGTTTATGATGCCGTTTCCGTATATTGCCAATACAACCGGTTGGTATACAGCAGAATTAGGAAGACAACCCTGGCTGGTTTATAATTTATTGCGAACTGCCGAAGGTGCATCGCCAACTGTTTCATCCGGAAATACCTTGTTTACTTTACTGGGTTTTATAGGATTGTATCTTTTGTTAGGAATGTTGTTTTTGCTTTTGGTTGGAAAAATTATCAATAAAGGACCTCGTCATGTGGAACTTTCAACAGAAAAAATATAA